A genomic segment from Anabas testudineus chromosome 6, fAnaTes1.2, whole genome shotgun sequence encodes:
- the szl gene encoding sizzled, producing MAVIFYMTLLAMAYSSMAFDIGQSTRCVAIPNQMKVCKDVGYSEMRLPNFLGHSNLEGEVVPRSEDWRPLLQTGCHPQARAFLCSLIAPVCLDTFVQPCRSLCVAVRDSCAPVLACQGHPWPEALDCDRFPAEDDMCISPYEKFSHFAKDLPKPACQNCPSMEEGPAMKTVLDAFCHHDFAVTAKIHRRRLPMGEPEFEVEGRVEFIRQGPLLPYDTQHLLQQWLLINLRCANVLVRPGRSQLFVLTGFVQPDGTLALARLFPWHKKDANIAVATRKWKHHRC from the exons ATGGCAGTAATCTTCTATATGACTCTCCTAGCAATGGCATATTCTTCAATGGCTTTTGACATAGGCCAGTCCACTCGATGCGTTGCCATTCCCAACCAGATGAAAGTCTGCAAAGATGTTGGATACTCAGAAATGCGACTGCCCAACTTTTTGGGCCACAGCAACCTGGAAGGCGAGGTGGTGCCACGTTCAGAGGACTGGAGGCCCCTATTGCAGACAGGCTGCCATCCTCAAGCTCGGGCCTTCCTCTGCTCCCTCATTGCGCCCGTCTGTCTTGACAC ttttGTCCAGCCCTGCCGTAGTCTGTGTGTAGCAGTGAGGGACAGCTGTGCCCCAGTGCTTGCCTGCCAGGGTCATCCATGGCCTGAGGCTCTTGACTGTGACCGTTTCCCTGCTGAAGATGACATGTGCATTTCTCCCTATGAAAAGTTTAGCCACTTTGCCAAAG ATCTGCCTAAACCTGCCTGCCAGAATTGTCCTTCCATGGAAGAGGGTCCTGCAATGAAAACAGTCCTGGATGCTTTTTGCCACCATGACTTTG CTGTGACTGCCAAGATTCATCGCCGCCGTCTACCCATGGGGGAGCCAGAATTTGAGGTTGAGGGCAGGGTGGAGTTTATTCGCCAGGGACCTCTGCTGCCCTACGACACCCAGCATCTACTCCAGCAGTGGCTCCTCATCAACCTTAGATGTGCCAATGTCCTTGTGCGTCCTGGACGGTCACAGCTTTTTGTGCTGACTGGTTTTGTGCAGCCTGATGGTACTCTCGCACTCGCCCGTCTCTTCCCTTGGCACAAAAAAGATGCAAACATTGCAGTGGCCACTCGCAAGTGGAAACACCACAGGTGTTGA